One segment of Vibrio mimicus DNA contains the following:
- the clpS gene encoding ATP-dependent Clp protease adapter ClpS: MSKNFEWISPDFDLLEKEKTAVKPPSMYHVVLNNDDYTPMDFVIEILERFFSMDIERATQVMLKVHYEGKAICGTFTAEVAETKVAQVTMYSRENEHPLLCTMEQA, from the coding sequence ATGAGTAAAAATTTTGAATGGATCTCTCCAGACTTTGATTTGCTGGAGAAAGAAAAAACGGCAGTTAAGCCACCATCTATGTATCACGTTGTATTGAACAATGATGATTACACGCCGATGGACTTTGTAATTGAGATTCTTGAGCGCTTTTTCTCTATGGATATAGAGAGGGCGACGCAAGTGATGCTCAAAGTGCATTACGAAGGAAAAGCAATATGTGGCACGTTTACTGCAGAAGTTGCAGAGACGAAAGTCGCTCAAGTTACGATGTACTCAAGGGAAAATGAGCATCCACTCTTGTGCACGATGGAGCAAGCGTAA